One genomic window of Aquisalimonas sp. 2447 includes the following:
- a CDS encoding TIGR03752 family integrating conjugative element protein, giving the protein MGGALMVSVKSNRLLPIIFGVVVLATLFVVLRSGGDDASGAGAEPMDEVPTVERPDTDTQADTIRTLAAEQRQLQGELEALREENRELRRERERAEREAVEAEEASEQQRGRLTEMLERIDRLSSRVEEIGDDGDDDPDDDGVVPGTDIPVGLGIGEDDTLPDPDRTAAVPDGAVAQETEFQWVEPVALDAGRSDGDAAEGGVLAQGRAVVEEAGEDEHSVADEVREARARALERAHVGKVAEFGDREAEPRYTVPRNSTLMGSTAMTALIGRIPRQGTVEDPAPFKVVVGENNLAASDIRIPGIEGMIFAGHAMGDWTLSCVRGEVESVTAVFEDGTVRTLPDPEGSEDETIGWISNDRGVPCIAGERISNAQAYLTQATTLAAAQAGAEAAAAAQTTTQVGQEGFTQQIVTGETGEFMAGRAASGAIEEVVQWLRARQDAHFDAVYAPAGERVAVHVDRELAIDYEIDGRRVSHEEFMRQDDGARRRLD; this is encoded by the coding sequence CTGGGGGGCGCGCTGATGGTCTCGGTGAAGAGCAATCGCCTGCTTCCGATCATCTTCGGCGTGGTGGTGCTGGCCACGCTGTTCGTGGTGCTGCGCTCGGGTGGCGACGATGCCAGTGGTGCCGGAGCGGAGCCCATGGACGAGGTGCCCACGGTGGAGCGGCCGGATACGGATACCCAGGCGGACACGATCCGCACGCTGGCCGCCGAGCAGCGCCAGCTCCAGGGCGAGCTGGAGGCCCTGCGGGAGGAGAACCGAGAACTCCGGCGCGAGCGGGAGCGTGCCGAGCGCGAGGCGGTCGAGGCGGAGGAGGCCTCGGAGCAGCAGCGTGGGCGGCTCACCGAGATGCTCGAGCGTATCGATCGTCTCTCCTCCCGGGTGGAGGAGATCGGCGATGACGGGGATGACGATCCGGACGATGACGGGGTGGTGCCGGGGACCGACATCCCCGTGGGGCTTGGCATCGGCGAAGACGACACGCTGCCCGATCCGGACCGCACTGCGGCAGTGCCCGACGGGGCGGTGGCGCAGGAGACGGAGTTCCAGTGGGTGGAGCCCGTGGCGCTGGATGCCGGCCGGAGCGACGGGGATGCCGCAGAGGGCGGCGTGCTGGCGCAGGGCCGGGCCGTCGTGGAGGAGGCCGGCGAGGACGAGCACAGTGTTGCCGACGAGGTCCGCGAGGCGCGCGCCCGGGCACTGGAGCGCGCTCATGTGGGCAAGGTGGCGGAGTTCGGTGATCGCGAGGCCGAGCCGCGCTACACGGTGCCCCGTAATTCGACGCTGATGGGCTCCACCGCGATGACCGCCCTGATCGGGCGGATTCCGCGGCAGGGCACGGTCGAGGATCCCGCGCCGTTCAAGGTGGTGGTCGGCGAGAACAATCTCGCCGCCAGCGACATCCGCATCCCCGGGATCGAGGGCATGATCTTCGCCGGCCACGCCATGGGCGACTGGACCCTGTCGTGCGTGCGTGGCGAGGTGGAGAGCGTCACCGCCGTGTTCGAGGACGGCACCGTCCGGACGCTGCCCGATCCGGAGGGCAGCGAGGACGAGACCATCGGCTGGATCTCCAATGACCGGGGCGTGCCGTGCATCGCCGGCGAGCGGATCAGCAATGCCCAGGCGTATCTCACCCAGGCAACGACACTGGCCGCAGCGCAGGCCGGTGCCGAGGCGGCGGCCGCCGCGCAGACCACCACCCAGGTCGGCCAGGAAGGGTTCACACAGCAGATCGTGACCGGTGAGACCGGCGAGTTCATGGCCGGCCGGGCGGCCTCCGGTGCCATCGAGGAAGTGGTCCAGTGGCTGCGGGCCCGTCAGGACGCGCACTTCGATGCCGTCTATGCGCCAGCCGGCGAGCGCGTCGCGGTGCACGTCGACCGCGAACTCGCCATTGACTACGAGATCGACGGCAGGAGGGTCAGTCATGAGGAGTTCATGCGCCAGGACGACGGCGCTCGTCGCCGTCTCGATTAG
- a CDS encoding TIGR03751 family conjugal transfer lipoprotein, whose amino-acid sequence MRSSCARTTALVAVSISAFIAGCETTPGHKVFPDDGPTMDEVYEGHFREMRGVDADGAREALRSGGEKVAEDGEEDADEGDPEDTEPRVRQVHHGDVDLDGYTRTAADEIATRFSRVPNPTMVMYVYPHLAGRDEAPVPGYATSFRMYERDHFALPGEAGTR is encoded by the coding sequence ATGAGGAGTTCATGCGCCAGGACGACGGCGCTCGTCGCCGTCTCGATTAGTGCCTTCATTGCCGGGTGCGAGACGACACCCGGCCACAAAGTCTTCCCCGACGACGGGCCCACCATGGACGAGGTCTACGAGGGGCATTTCCGGGAAATGCGGGGCGTTGATGCCGACGGTGCCCGGGAGGCGTTGCGTTCAGGCGGTGAGAAAGTCGCCGAGGATGGCGAGGAAGATGCCGACGAGGGCGATCCCGAGGACACGGAGCCGCGGGTCCGGCAGGTGCACCACGGCGACGTGGATCTGGATGGGTACACACGGACGGCCGCCGACGAGATCGCTACGCGGTTCTCGCGGGTCCCGAACCCCACCATGGTCATGTACGTCTACCCGCACCTGGCGGGGCGGGACGAGGCGCCGGTGCCTGGTTATGCCACGTCGTTCCGCATGTACGAGCGCGATCACTTCGCGCTGCCCGGTGAGGCGGGGACGCGGTGA
- a CDS encoding conjugative transfer ATPase, which yields MDRVLRSLRPFGSGAPAAGESEELDPSLGQTRYQPVTEAEVAGLYQRPDSFTDLLPWTDYDPETRVFLLENGRSVGALFELTPASSEARSAAYLNVLREQIQSAIADTIPEVDGSPWVVQFFVQDDPAIADVGDRVRDYAAERAGDHPFARAYFSHLDAHLHRISRDGGLYVDEQVTGAAWRGQRRRVRACLYRRDAGGELAPEEELNQVAAQWVASLEAAGIGVRRCGARELYEWLVPWFNPRPEITEGDPEALLRIAPYPGDADLPFGRDLAELLTYSMPESDQRAGVWRFDGLAHTVVHAQGLRHAPRVGHFTAERRSGDNIYALFDRCPEGTVMAITITIQPQDAVHNHVAKIQAASGGDNIESQLAYREAREAMEQMARGNKLFPAQVAFYIRAEDDRALVHHRNHLASKLVSQGLQVIAREAELLPLDNYIRGLPMAYDPTLERYTRRSRYVFADHLAAMLPLYGRTKGTGHPGMLFYNRGAEPLTFDPLHKQDRKKNAHALILGPTGAGKSAMLNYLIMQMAAVYNPRIFVIEAGNSMGLLGQYAQAHGLTVNQVTLNPNQDVSLPPFSAAIHLRDQPDVEAHAEDEPDPDGDDDAEEARDVLGEMELSARIMITGGEAKEDARMSRSDRLAIRRAILRAAENAGAAGRDQVLTEDVVQGMREGADDPSLTTTRAQRIRDMADGMELFCSGFAGKLFNRPGTRWPEADITIVDMAMLAREGYEDQLTVAYMGLMNHINDLVEQYQHANRPTLVITDEGHIITTNPLLAPFVVKITKMWRKLGAWFWVATQNLEDFPDAARKMLNMMEWWLCLVMPKEEVEQIARFRDLSDEQKALLLSARKEPGKYVEGVVLTDQIETLFRSVPPPIALALAMTEKDEKAQRRAIMDELGCTEVEAAEEVARRMAEGPSR from the coding sequence ATGGACCGGGTGCTTCGTTCGCTGCGGCCGTTCGGCTCCGGTGCCCCTGCAGCCGGGGAGTCGGAGGAACTGGATCCGTCGCTGGGGCAGACGCGGTATCAGCCGGTGACCGAGGCCGAAGTCGCCGGGCTGTACCAGCGGCCGGACTCGTTCACGGACCTGTTGCCGTGGACGGACTACGACCCGGAGACCCGGGTCTTCCTGCTGGAGAACGGACGCAGTGTCGGCGCGCTGTTCGAGCTGACCCCGGCGAGTTCGGAGGCGCGCTCCGCGGCGTATCTGAACGTCCTCCGGGAGCAGATCCAGTCCGCCATCGCCGACACCATCCCCGAGGTGGACGGCTCGCCGTGGGTGGTGCAGTTCTTCGTCCAGGACGACCCCGCCATCGCCGATGTCGGCGACCGGGTGCGTGACTACGCCGCCGAGCGGGCCGGGGATCATCCGTTCGCCCGGGCCTACTTCAGTCATCTGGACGCGCATCTACACCGCATCTCCCGGGACGGCGGGCTGTACGTGGACGAGCAGGTAACTGGTGCCGCCTGGCGGGGGCAGAGGCGGCGCGTGCGCGCCTGCCTGTATCGCCGCGACGCCGGTGGCGAACTGGCGCCGGAGGAGGAACTCAACCAGGTCGCCGCCCAATGGGTGGCGAGTCTGGAGGCCGCGGGGATCGGCGTGCGCCGTTGCGGTGCCCGGGAGCTCTACGAGTGGCTGGTGCCCTGGTTCAACCCGCGCCCGGAGATCACCGAGGGGGATCCAGAGGCGCTGCTGCGGATCGCACCGTATCCGGGTGATGCCGATCTTCCCTTCGGCCGGGATCTGGCCGAGCTGCTGACGTATTCCATGCCGGAGTCGGACCAACGGGCCGGGGTGTGGCGATTCGACGGCCTGGCGCACACCGTGGTCCATGCCCAGGGGCTGCGTCATGCTCCGCGGGTCGGCCACTTCACCGCCGAGCGGCGCAGCGGCGACAACATCTACGCGCTCTTCGATCGCTGCCCCGAGGGCACGGTTATGGCGATCACCATCACCATCCAGCCCCAGGACGCGGTCCACAACCACGTGGCGAAGATCCAGGCGGCCTCCGGTGGCGACAATATCGAATCCCAGCTCGCCTACCGGGAAGCGCGGGAAGCCATGGAGCAGATGGCCCGGGGCAACAAGCTCTTCCCCGCCCAGGTAGCGTTCTACATCCGGGCCGAGGATGACCGGGCGCTGGTCCACCACCGCAATCACCTGGCGTCGAAGCTGGTCTCCCAAGGGCTCCAGGTCATCGCCCGGGAGGCGGAGCTGCTCCCGCTGGACAACTACATCCGCGGCCTGCCCATGGCCTACGACCCGACACTGGAGCGCTACACCCGTCGCAGCCGCTACGTCTTCGCCGACCACTTGGCCGCCATGCTGCCGCTCTACGGCCGCACCAAGGGCACCGGTCACCCGGGCATGCTCTTCTACAACCGGGGGGCCGAACCGCTGACCTTCGATCCGCTGCACAAGCAGGACCGGAAGAAGAACGCGCATGCACTGATTCTCGGGCCGACCGGCGCCGGCAAGTCCGCCATGCTGAACTACCTGATCATGCAGATGGCGGCGGTTTACAACCCGCGGATCTTCGTCATTGAGGCGGGCAACAGCATGGGGCTGCTCGGGCAGTACGCCCAGGCGCACGGGCTGACCGTCAACCAGGTCACCCTCAATCCCAACCAGGACGTCTCGCTGCCGCCGTTCAGCGCCGCCATCCACCTCCGGGACCAGCCGGACGTCGAGGCCCATGCGGAGGACGAGCCGGACCCGGATGGGGACGACGACGCGGAGGAGGCCCGTGACGTGCTGGGCGAGATGGAGCTCTCTGCCCGGATCATGATCACCGGCGGCGAGGCGAAGGAGGACGCCAGGATGTCGCGCTCCGACCGCCTGGCCATCCGGCGGGCGATCCTGCGTGCTGCGGAGAACGCCGGTGCCGCGGGACGCGACCAGGTGCTCACCGAGGATGTGGTGCAGGGCATGCGCGAGGGCGCGGATGACCCGAGCCTCACCACCACACGCGCGCAGCGCATCCGGGACATGGCCGACGGCATGGAACTGTTCTGCTCCGGCTTCGCCGGCAAGCTCTTCAACCGGCCGGGCACGCGCTGGCCGGAGGCGGACATCACCATCGTCGACATGGCCATGCTCGCTCGGGAGGGCTACGAGGACCAGCTCACCGTGGCGTACATGGGGCTGATGAACCACATCAACGACCTGGTCGAGCAGTACCAGCACGCCAACCGCCCCACGCTGGTGATCACCGACGAAGGTCACATTATCACCACCAACCCGCTGCTCGCGCCCTTCGTGGTCAAGATCACCAAGATGTGGCGCAAGCTCGGCGCCTGGTTCTGGGTGGCCACCCAGAACCTCGAGGACTTCCCCGACGCCGCCCGGAAGATGCTCAACATGATGGAGTGGTGGCTGTGCCTGGTCATGCCCAAGGAGGAGGTCGAGCAGATCGCCCGCTTCCGGGATCTCTCCGATGAGCAGAAGGCACTGCTTCTGTCGGCGCGTAAGGAACCCGGCAAGTACGTCGAGGGGGTGGTGCTCACCGACCAGATCGAGACGCTGTTCCGCAGCGTGCCGCCACCCATCGCCCTGGCACTGGCCATGACGGAGAAGGACGAGAAGGCCCAGCGGCGGGCGATCATGGACGAGCTGGGCTGCACCGAGGTGGAGGCCGCGGAGGAGGTCGCCCGCCGCATGGCGGAGGGACCGTCCCGATGA
- a CDS encoding PFL_4695 family integrating conjugative element protein, with the protein MTRIPVGVFTVLAVSVWAGDARAGEAASSGPEPSPGEPPVVAEPADLLPVDTPEMEPGPVRATPSAEVERMLTHLPQPVCLVGADARSLRWLERHRDSLRAADALCLLVQAESAADLDRVMDASGEVPVQVSPGGELARRFGLERYPVVISAEGFEQ; encoded by the coding sequence GTGACGCGAATCCCGGTCGGTGTGTTCACGGTCCTCGCCGTGTCGGTCTGGGCCGGCGATGCACGGGCGGGTGAGGCTGCGTCGTCGGGCCCGGAGCCGTCCCCGGGCGAGCCGCCGGTGGTGGCCGAGCCTGCCGATCTTCTGCCGGTGGACACGCCGGAGATGGAGCCGGGTCCGGTGCGGGCGACGCCGTCGGCCGAGGTGGAACGGATGCTGACGCATCTGCCGCAGCCGGTGTGCCTGGTGGGCGCGGACGCACGGTCCCTGCGCTGGCTGGAACGCCATCGCGACTCCCTTCGGGCCGCCGATGCCCTGTGCCTCCTCGTGCAGGCGGAGAGCGCCGCCGATCTTGATCGCGTCATGGATGCCTCCGGCGAGGTGCCGGTGCAGGTGAGTCCGGGGGGCGAGCTGGCGCGGCGGTTCGGGCTTGAGCGTTACCCCGTGGTGATCTCGGCGGAGGGGTTCGAGCAGTGA
- the traD gene encoding type IV conjugative transfer system coupling protein TraD, with product MSERYPVEALLRPPVEFYSAGVAACAAIIAVVAPWALMMTPAVAWGAAVILAGVAAWRGRQGWWIVRYHRNLKRLPEFRMRSAEIPVSRRKLYLGRGFRWRQKHTQRLRDTIRPEVQHYVEPGPLYNWARRREVAWESTPGLSLLAGALAYRSWWNPLAPLPPVGGKPVLHAVGCDEEEDVYTDLGERVGHTLVLGTTRVGKTRLAELLIAQDIRRGDVTIVIDPKGDAELLKRVYAEARRAGREDRFHMFHLGYPEYSARYNAVGSFGRITEVASRTSRQLPSEGNSAAFREFAWRFVNIVAQARVALGYRPAYDQILQDVTNIEPLLIEYYEHWLPGVAPEGWRDEVGRREANMDERRVPRNLQGRDKRAIALVLYVKEQGLADPVADGLRSAMEYDKTYFDKIVASLLPLMEKLTTGKTAELISPDYLDTDDPRPIFDWREVIRTGGVVYVGLDALSDADVAAAVGNSMFADLCSVAGQMYKHGQDDGLPERRSSMPTVNVHADEFNELIGDEFVPLLNKAGGAGFQVTAYTQTWSDVEARIGSKPKAGQVAGNFNTLVVLRVKEYATAEMLTTQLPQVEVFSLMQVSGTNDASDPESDQHFSSRNEDRISVTEAPLLTPADVVTLPKGQAFALVEGGQLYKLRLPLPSGEADPVMPASLDEITERMARDYATGDYWWQRDPVPTPPPEDAA from the coding sequence GTGAGCGAACGCTACCCCGTGGAGGCGCTGCTGCGGCCGCCGGTGGAGTTCTACTCGGCAGGGGTGGCTGCGTGTGCGGCGATCATCGCGGTGGTGGCGCCCTGGGCGCTGATGATGACCCCGGCGGTGGCGTGGGGTGCGGCGGTGATTCTCGCCGGTGTCGCTGCGTGGCGCGGCCGCCAGGGCTGGTGGATCGTGCGCTACCATCGCAACCTGAAACGCCTGCCGGAGTTTCGGATGCGCTCTGCCGAGATCCCGGTGTCGCGTCGCAAGCTCTACCTGGGACGGGGGTTCCGGTGGCGGCAGAAGCACACGCAGCGGCTGCGGGACACCATCCGCCCCGAGGTGCAGCACTACGTGGAGCCGGGGCCGCTGTATAACTGGGCGCGGCGCCGGGAGGTTGCCTGGGAGAGTACCCCGGGCCTCAGCTTGCTCGCCGGGGCCCTGGCGTACCGTTCCTGGTGGAATCCCCTGGCGCCGCTGCCACCGGTGGGCGGTAAGCCCGTCCTGCACGCCGTTGGCTGCGACGAGGAGGAGGATGTCTACACCGACCTGGGCGAACGCGTCGGGCATACCCTGGTGCTTGGCACCACGCGGGTTGGCAAGACGCGCCTTGCGGAGTTGCTGATCGCCCAGGACATCCGTCGCGGGGACGTCACCATCGTGATCGACCCCAAGGGCGACGCCGAACTCTTGAAACGGGTCTACGCGGAGGCCCGCCGGGCCGGGCGCGAGGACCGCTTCCACATGTTCCACCTCGGCTACCCGGAGTACTCGGCGCGCTACAACGCCGTGGGCTCGTTCGGGCGCATCACCGAGGTCGCAAGCCGGACCTCCCGGCAACTGCCCAGCGAGGGCAACAGTGCCGCGTTCCGGGAGTTCGCCTGGCGGTTCGTGAACATCGTCGCCCAGGCGCGCGTCGCGCTGGGCTACCGGCCGGCCTACGACCAGATCCTCCAGGACGTGACCAACATCGAGCCATTGCTCATCGAGTACTACGAGCACTGGCTACCGGGTGTCGCGCCGGAAGGCTGGCGGGACGAGGTGGGTCGGCGCGAGGCGAACATGGACGAGCGCCGCGTCCCACGGAACCTCCAGGGGCGGGACAAGCGCGCCATCGCCCTGGTGCTCTACGTGAAGGAGCAGGGGCTGGCCGATCCGGTGGCCGATGGGCTGCGCTCGGCCATGGAGTATGACAAGACCTATTTCGACAAGATCGTGGCGAGCCTGCTGCCGCTCATGGAGAAGCTCACCACGGGCAAGACCGCGGAACTTATCTCACCGGATTACCTGGACACTGACGACCCGCGGCCGATCTTCGACTGGCGCGAGGTAATCCGCACCGGCGGCGTCGTGTACGTGGGTCTGGACGCGCTCTCCGACGCCGACGTGGCGGCCGCCGTGGGGAACTCCATGTTCGCCGACCTGTGCTCGGTGGCCGGTCAGATGTACAAGCACGGCCAGGACGATGGACTGCCGGAGCGTCGCTCGAGCATGCCCACGGTCAACGTGCACGCCGACGAGTTCAACGAGCTGATCGGCGACGAGTTCGTGCCGCTTCTGAACAAAGCCGGCGGCGCCGGGTTCCAGGTGACCGCGTACACCCAGACCTGGTCGGACGTGGAGGCGCGCATCGGCAGCAAGCCGAAGGCCGGCCAGGTGGCCGGGAACTTCAACACCCTGGTGGTGCTGCGGGTCAAGGAGTACGCCACCGCGGAGATGCTCACCACCCAGCTCCCGCAGGTGGAGGTGTTCAGTCTGATGCAGGTCTCCGGGACCAACGACGCCTCCGACCCGGAATCCGATCAGCACTTCTCCAGCCGCAACGAGGACCGCATCTCGGTGACCGAGGCGCCGCTGCTCACGCCGGCGGACGTGGTGACCCTGCCCAAGGGCCAGGCATTCGCCCTGGTCGAGGGCGGCCAGCTCTACAAGCTGCGTCTGCCGCTGCCGAGCGGCGAGGCCGACCCGGTCATGCCGGCGTCCCTGGACGAGATCACCGAGCGCATGGCGCGTGACTACGCCACGGGCGACTACTGGTGGCAAAGGGATCCGGTGCCCACACCGCCGCCGGAGGATGCGGCCTGA
- a CDS encoding TIGR03747 family integrating conjugative element membrane protein: MATREAQVNRHPAARKPGWAGSVLGVIGQLLLWLLVALLFSIVAEWVGQTWVWPDRGVEHSRAMLEREAAYINQDFRRSAIPGVGEPAAYVRAFADLAYKGLVVATGIEWLLEWLGRPPDPNGGRFQAKLRSGYGAAEPYVLSAITITQVFALRVGVLTLAMPVFVLFSLVAVVDGLVQRELRRWGGGRESSFVYHHAKRLMAPSIAMAWVVYLAMPVPMHPNWVILPFAVLNAVTVAITASRFKKHL, translated from the coding sequence ATGGCCACCCGGGAGGCGCAGGTGAACCGTCACCCCGCAGCGCGCAAGCCGGGGTGGGCGGGCAGTGTTCTGGGGGTGATTGGACAGCTCCTGCTCTGGCTACTGGTCGCGCTGCTGTTCTCGATCGTCGCCGAGTGGGTGGGGCAGACCTGGGTGTGGCCGGACCGCGGGGTTGAGCACAGCCGCGCGATGCTCGAGCGCGAGGCGGCGTACATCAATCAGGATTTCCGTCGCTCCGCGATTCCGGGCGTCGGGGAGCCAGCGGCCTACGTTCGGGCGTTCGCGGATCTCGCCTACAAAGGGCTTGTCGTTGCAACCGGCATCGAATGGCTGCTGGAGTGGCTTGGCCGTCCTCCGGACCCGAACGGTGGGCGGTTCCAGGCGAAGCTGCGCAGTGGCTATGGAGCAGCGGAGCCTTACGTGCTCTCGGCGATCACCATCACCCAGGTGTTCGCCCTGCGCGTGGGTGTTCTCACCCTGGCCATGCCGGTGTTCGTGCTGTTCTCCCTGGTGGCGGTCGTCGACGGCCTCGTCCAGCGGGAACTGCGTCGCTGGGGCGGCGGCCGCGAGAGCAGCTTTGTCTACCACCACGCCAAGCGCCTCATGGCGCCGTCCATCGCGATGGCCTGGGTGGTCTACCTGGCGATGCCGGTGCCTATGCACCCGAACTGGGTGATCCTGCCTTTCGCTGTGCTTAATGCGGTAACCGTGGCGATCACGGCGTCGCGGTTCAAGAAGCACCTTTGA
- a CDS encoding IS5 family transposase produces the protein MGPRDERHTPQDDLFRSELVNLIDPRHPLVKLADRIDWSVFEREWSELFASPTGRPAAPPRLIAGLLYLQHAYNLSDEAVVERWVENVYYQHFCGEKYFQHEFPIDPSSLTRWRQRIGEEGVELLLAETVEVAKRDGVVKRQSLERVTVDTTVQEKAITYPTDAKLYARGIRNLTKLAQQHGVPLRQSYARKAPEALLMVNRYAKARQMKRKRRMTKRLKTYLGRVTRDIDRKIEDAPEATQAAFQEPLHRANRLLSQTRKSKNKLLSWHAPEVEVIGKGKVAKPWEFGVKVSVAVTNKESFVVGCRSMPNNPFDGHTLAETLEQTEILSGVAPKRCYVDRGYKGAAIPGVQIFRSGQKRGVNTRTLKRELKRRSAVEAVIGHMKTDGRMDRCRLKGALGDALNAVLVAAGHNIRLLLRAMAILLRELLRRLPAMIGAGIQGQDFDPSMRAVA, from the coding sequence ATGGGGCCTCGGGACGAGCGGCACACGCCACAGGACGATCTCTTCCGCAGCGAGTTGGTGAACCTGATCGATCCGCGCCACCCGCTGGTGAAGCTGGCCGATCGCATCGACTGGTCGGTGTTCGAGCGCGAGTGGAGCGAGCTGTTTGCCTCGCCAACCGGCCGACCCGCTGCACCGCCGCGGCTGATCGCCGGACTGCTCTACCTGCAGCACGCCTACAACTTGTCTGACGAGGCCGTTGTCGAGCGCTGGGTGGAGAATGTCTACTATCAGCACTTTTGCGGCGAGAAGTACTTCCAGCACGAGTTCCCGATCGATCCCTCGTCGCTGACCCGCTGGCGGCAGCGCATCGGCGAGGAAGGTGTGGAGTTGCTGCTTGCCGAGACCGTGGAAGTCGCCAAGCGCGATGGCGTGGTGAAACGCCAGAGTCTGGAACGCGTGACCGTGGACACCACCGTCCAGGAGAAGGCGATCACCTACCCGACGGATGCCAAGCTCTACGCCCGCGGCATCCGGAATCTGACCAAGCTCGCGCAGCAGCACGGTGTCCCACTGCGCCAGAGCTATGCGCGCAAGGCGCCGGAGGCGCTGTTGATGGTCAACCGCTACGCCAAGGCGCGACAGATGAAGCGCAAGCGCCGGATGACCAAACGGCTGAAGACCTACTTGGGCCGTGTGACCCGCGACATCGATCGTAAGATCGAGGACGCACCTGAAGCCACCCAGGCGGCGTTCCAGGAACCGCTGCACAGGGCGAACCGGTTGCTCAGCCAGACCCGCAAGAGCAAGAACAAGCTGCTGTCCTGGCACGCCCCGGAGGTCGAGGTCATCGGCAAGGGCAAGGTGGCCAAGCCCTGGGAGTTCGGCGTGAAGGTCTCCGTTGCTGTCACGAACAAGGAGAGCTTCGTGGTTGGCTGCCGTTCCATGCCGAATAACCCGTTCGATGGCCACACCCTGGCGGAGACGCTGGAGCAGACCGAGATCCTGAGCGGTGTCGCACCGAAGCGCTGCTATGTGGATCGTGGTTACAAGGGCGCAGCGATCCCCGGTGTGCAGATCTTTCGCTCCGGGCAGAAACGTGGTGTGAACACCCGAACGCTGAAGAGGGAGCTGAAACGCCGCAGTGCCGTCGAGGCGGTGATCGGACACATGAAAACCGATGGCCGTATGGATCGCTGCCGGCTCAAAGGTGCGCTGGGTGATGCGCTCAACGCCGTGCTGGTGGCTGCCGGGCACAACATCCGGTTACTGCTCCGGGCCATGGCCATCCTTTTGCGCGAATTGCTCCGCCGGCTCCCGGCAATGATCGGTGCCGGAATACAGGGTCAGGACTTCGATCCCTCAATGCGGGCCGTCGCGTGA
- a CDS encoding IS1380 family transposase, whose amino-acid sequence MGETLSLFEPSFNGSVRVETRSERLSGDAGFLLLREVLDDTGLIDHLVGRLHDPRCPERVVHSLPELLREAVAMIAQGRGDQSDAQRLRDDPLLALAGSDRRGVGAAGKTLASQSTFSRLLDLLAQPANQAVIDTAALELASRRRAAAGAPPAAVMTVDIDGLPLTAHGGQPGSDYNGHVGDRIHYPLIASCAETGDMLGGLLRPGNAAPGAQVVAWIPELVATLRERGLARQVRCRLDAGFTDGATLEALDQAGIGYLGRLRDNAALDRHFDPHRRRGPGRPAERPREWTEETVYGAESWQRKRRVVMVIQEHPAELFRRCFYIVTNLAASTHSGEQVLALYRRRGKAEGHMGEFKDTIGTSLPCTSRGRASEAEVFARAQALLSLRLLAYELLHVLRAQMEAATGQGWSLRRLRERVLKAAARVQRQARRLHVILERRAATLWRTLLGRRHRWRLAA is encoded by the coding sequence ATGGGTGAAACGCTATCGCTGTTCGAGCCGTCGTTCAATGGTTCCGTGCGGGTGGAGACGCGCTCCGAGCGTCTCAGCGGCGATGCCGGTTTCCTGCTGCTGCGCGAAGTTCTCGATGACACCGGCCTCATCGACCACCTCGTCGGGCGGCTGCACGACCCTCGCTGCCCGGAGCGTGTCGTGCATTCACTCCCGGAGTTGCTGCGCGAGGCCGTTGCCATGATCGCCCAGGGCAGGGGCGATCAGAGTGATGCGCAGCGGCTGCGCGACGACCCCTTGCTCGCGCTCGCCGGCAGCGACAGGCGCGGCGTGGGTGCCGCTGGCAAGACCCTGGCCTCGCAGTCGACGTTCTCGCGGTTGCTGGACTTGCTCGCGCAGCCCGCCAACCAGGCGGTGATCGACACCGCGGCGCTGGAGCTTGCCTCGCGGCGGCGGGCCGCCGCCGGTGCACCGCCGGCGGCTGTGATGACCGTCGATATCGACGGCCTCCCACTCACCGCTCACGGCGGGCAGCCGGGCAGTGACTACAACGGCCATGTCGGTGACCGGATCCACTACCCGCTGATCGCCTCCTGCGCCGAGACGGGCGACATGCTGGGCGGTTTGCTGCGCCCTGGCAACGCCGCCCCTGGCGCGCAGGTCGTCGCGTGGATCCCGGAGTTGGTCGCCACCCTGCGCGAGCGTGGTCTCGCTCGGCAGGTGCGCTGCCGGCTCGATGCAGGGTTCACCGACGGCGCCACCCTCGAGGCGCTGGACCAGGCCGGGATCGGCTACCTCGGTCGGCTGCGCGATAACGCCGCGCTGGACCGCCACTTCGACCCGCACCGCCGCCGCGGCCCGGGGCGCCCGGCGGAGCGGCCCCGGGAGTGGACCGAGGAGACGGTCTACGGGGCGGAGAGCTGGCAGCGCAAGCGCCGCGTGGTCATGGTCATCCAGGAGCACCCGGCGGAGCTCTTTCGACGGTGCTTTTACATCGTCACCAACCTGGCCGCATCGACCCACAGCGGCGAGCAGGTCCTGGCGCTGTACCGCCGCCGTGGCAAGGCCGAGGGGCACATGGGCGAGTTCAAGGACACCATCGGCACCTCGCTGCCGTGCACCTCGCGGGGACGGGCCAGCGAGGCCGAGGTCTTCGCTCGGGCGCAGGCGCTGCTGTCGCTGCGGCTGCTCGCCTATGAGCTGCTGCATGTCCTGCGCGCCCAGATGGAGGCCGCCACGGGACAGGGCTGGAGCCTGCGGCGGCTGCGCGAGCGCGTGCTCAAGGCCGCCGCGCGTGTGCAGCGCCAGGCACGCCGGCTGCATGTGATCCTCGAGCGCCGTGCCGCGACGCTGTGGCGCACGCTGCTGGGGCGGCGTCATCGATGGCGACTGGCCGCATGA